From one Calypte anna isolate BGI_N300 chromosome 11, bCalAnn1_v1.p, whole genome shotgun sequence genomic stretch:
- the BRD7 gene encoding bromodomain-containing protein 7 isoform X1 yields MGKKHKKHKSDKHPYEEYVEKPLKLVLKVGGSEVAELSTGNAGIESSLYEEKSEHEKHKDRKRKKRKKGEKQVPGEEKEKRRRKVKEDKRKRDRDHADSEGEQEMKCQTPVRLELPPEKPLTSTLSKQEEVEQTPLQEALNQLMRQLQRKDPSSFFSFPVTDFIAPGYSMIIKNPMDFSTMKEKIKNNGYQSIEELKDNFKLMCTNAMIYNKPDTIYYKAAKKLLHSGMKILSQERIQSLKQSIEFMADLQKSRKQKDKMELQQTGEDENGAGNEKEAMDGDTKAFKTPSKEHKKKDKDLLEDKSQSNSLEREQEQIDRIVRESGGKLTRRLPNSQCEFERRKPDGTTTLGLLNPVDLTAGEPGYCPVKLGMTAGRLQSGVNTLQGFKEDKRNKVTPVTYLNYGPYSSYAPTYDSTFANISKEDSDLIYSTYGEDSNQGSFSIHDFLMKSQDYPFLMADSLLDVLTKGGHSRALRELEMPLEEAEGPQEGSDAMKDIMDIDIAARLDSANNDRLTALKAVTNFGLPIEEFDSEEAEIFQRKLDETTKLLRELQDAQNERLSTKPPPNMICLLGPSYREMHLAERVTNNLKELAQQVTPGDIVSTYGIRKAMGISVPLPDTEDSWVDLTEDFQEPKKTVTVPENNCGPVTV; encoded by the exons ATGGGGAAGAAGCACAAGAAGCACAAGTCGGACAAGCACCCCTAcgagg AATATGTAGAGAAGCCACTGAAGCTGGTGCTGAAAGTTGGAGGAAGTGAAGTTGCTGAACTCTCTACTGGAAATGCAGGAATTGAGTCCAGCCTATACGAAGAGAAATCTGAACACGAAAAACACAaggacagaaaaaggaaaaagagaaagaaaggagaaaagcaagttcctggagaagaaaaggagaaaagaaggagaaaagttaAG GAGGATAAAAGGAAACGAGATCGAGACCATGCAGACAGTGAGGGAGAGCAGGAAATGAAATGTCAGACCCCTGTCAGATTGGAATTGCCACCTGAGAAACCATTGACAAGTACTTTATCAAAACAAGAAG AGGTGGAGCAGACACCACTTCAGGAAGCTCTGAATCAACTCatgaggcagctgcagag AAAGGATCCaagttctttcttttcatttcctgtgACTGACTTTATTGCCCCTGGCTATTCCATGATCATTAAAAACCCAATGGATTTTAGTACCATGAAAGAGAAGATCAAGAATAATGGGTACCAGTCCATAGAAGAGTTAAAG GATAACTTCAAACTCATGTGTACAAATGCAATGATTTACAACAAACCAGACACCATTTACTacaaagctgcaaaaaaacTGCTGCACTCAGGGATGAAGATACTTAGTCAG GAAAGAATTCAGAGCTTGAAACAAAGTATAGAATTCATGGCTGACCTGCAGAAGTCAAGGAAGCAGAAGGATAAGATGGAACTGCAGCAGACTGGGGAAGATGAAAATGGTGCTGGGAATGAGAAAGAAGCCATGGATGGTGATACCAAAGCATTCAAAACACCCagcaaagaacacaaaaa GAAGGACAAAGATCTGCTTGAAGACAAATCACAAAGCAACAGCTTGGAAAGGGAACAGGAGCAGATTGATCGTATTGTGAGAGAATCTGGAGGAAAATTAACAAGAAGGCTTCCAAACAGCCAG TGTgaatttgaaagaagaaaaccagatgGTACAACAACTCTGGGCCTTCTTAATCCAGTTGACCTTACTGCAGGAG AACCAGGGTACTGCCCTGTAAAGCTGGGCATGACAGCAGGAAGACTTCAGTCAGGAGTTAACACATTACAAGGGTTCAAAGAAGATAAGAGAAACAAGGTTACTCCAG TGACATACTTGAATTATGGACCCTACAGTTCTTATGCTCCAACATATGATTCTACATTTGCCAACATAAGCAAAGAAGATTCTGACTTAATCTATTCAACATATGGGGAAGACTCTAATCAAGGATCTTTCAG TATTCATGATTTTTTGATGAAATCACAAGATTATCCTTTCTTAATGGCTGATAGTTTGCTTGATGTTCTAACTAAAGGAGGACATTCTAGAGCTCTCAGAGAACTAGAAATG CCATTGGAGGAAGCTGAAGGCCCACAAGAAGGAAGTGATGCAATGAAAGAT attATGGACATTGATATTGCGGCCAGGTTGGACTCTGCTAATAATGACAGACTTACAGCACTAAAAGCAGTGACAAACTTTGGACTACCTATAGAAGAGTTTGATTCTGAGG AGGCTGAAATCTTCCAGAGGAAACTTGATGAAACAACAAAGCTTCTGAGAGAACTCCAGGATGCTCAAAATGAACGGCTAAGTACAAAACCACCCCCTAATATGATTTGTCTTCTGGGTCCATCTTACAGAGAGATGCACTTGG CGGAGAGAGTAACAAATAACCTGAAAGAACTTGCACAACAAGTGACTCCAGGGGACATTGTTAGTACCTACGGAATCCGGAAAGCGATGGGAATTTCAGTTCCTTTACCTGATACAGAAGACAGCTGGGTGGATTTGACAGAGG ACTTTCAGGAACCCAAAAAGACTGTCACCGTCCCTGAAAACAACTGTGGTCCAGTTACAGTCTGA
- the BRD7 gene encoding bromodomain-containing protein 7 isoform X2 — translation MKCQTPVRLELPPEKPLTSTLSKQEEVEQTPLQEALNQLMRQLQRKDPSSFFSFPVTDFIAPGYSMIIKNPMDFSTMKEKIKNNGYQSIEELKDNFKLMCTNAMIYNKPDTIYYKAAKKLLHSGMKILSQERIQSLKQSIEFMADLQKSRKQKDKMELQQTGEDENGAGNEKEAMDGDTKAFKTPSKEHKKKDKDLLEDKSQSNSLEREQEQIDRIVRESGGKLTRRLPNSQCEFERRKPDGTTTLGLLNPVDLTAGEPGYCPVKLGMTAGRLQSGVNTLQGFKEDKRNKVTPVTYLNYGPYSSYAPTYDSTFANISKEDSDLIYSTYGEDSNQGSFSIHDFLMKSQDYPFLMADSLLDVLTKGGHSRALRELEMPLEEAEGPQEGSDAMKDIMDIDIAARLDSANNDRLTALKAVTNFGLPIEEFDSEEAEIFQRKLDETTKLLRELQDAQNERLSTKPPPNMICLLGPSYREMHLAERVTNNLKELAQQVTPGDIVSTYGIRKAMGISVPLPDTEDSWVDLTEDFQEPKKTVTVPENNCGPVTV, via the exons ATGAAATGTCAGACCCCTGTCAGATTGGAATTGCCACCTGAGAAACCATTGACAAGTACTTTATCAAAACAAGAAG AGGTGGAGCAGACACCACTTCAGGAAGCTCTGAATCAACTCatgaggcagctgcagag AAAGGATCCaagttctttcttttcatttcctgtgACTGACTTTATTGCCCCTGGCTATTCCATGATCATTAAAAACCCAATGGATTTTAGTACCATGAAAGAGAAGATCAAGAATAATGGGTACCAGTCCATAGAAGAGTTAAAG GATAACTTCAAACTCATGTGTACAAATGCAATGATTTACAACAAACCAGACACCATTTACTacaaagctgcaaaaaaacTGCTGCACTCAGGGATGAAGATACTTAGTCAG GAAAGAATTCAGAGCTTGAAACAAAGTATAGAATTCATGGCTGACCTGCAGAAGTCAAGGAAGCAGAAGGATAAGATGGAACTGCAGCAGACTGGGGAAGATGAAAATGGTGCTGGGAATGAGAAAGAAGCCATGGATGGTGATACCAAAGCATTCAAAACACCCagcaaagaacacaaaaa GAAGGACAAAGATCTGCTTGAAGACAAATCACAAAGCAACAGCTTGGAAAGGGAACAGGAGCAGATTGATCGTATTGTGAGAGAATCTGGAGGAAAATTAACAAGAAGGCTTCCAAACAGCCAG TGTgaatttgaaagaagaaaaccagatgGTACAACAACTCTGGGCCTTCTTAATCCAGTTGACCTTACTGCAGGAG AACCAGGGTACTGCCCTGTAAAGCTGGGCATGACAGCAGGAAGACTTCAGTCAGGAGTTAACACATTACAAGGGTTCAAAGAAGATAAGAGAAACAAGGTTACTCCAG TGACATACTTGAATTATGGACCCTACAGTTCTTATGCTCCAACATATGATTCTACATTTGCCAACATAAGCAAAGAAGATTCTGACTTAATCTATTCAACATATGGGGAAGACTCTAATCAAGGATCTTTCAG TATTCATGATTTTTTGATGAAATCACAAGATTATCCTTTCTTAATGGCTGATAGTTTGCTTGATGTTCTAACTAAAGGAGGACATTCTAGAGCTCTCAGAGAACTAGAAATG CCATTGGAGGAAGCTGAAGGCCCACAAGAAGGAAGTGATGCAATGAAAGAT attATGGACATTGATATTGCGGCCAGGTTGGACTCTGCTAATAATGACAGACTTACAGCACTAAAAGCAGTGACAAACTTTGGACTACCTATAGAAGAGTTTGATTCTGAGG AGGCTGAAATCTTCCAGAGGAAACTTGATGAAACAACAAAGCTTCTGAGAGAACTCCAGGATGCTCAAAATGAACGGCTAAGTACAAAACCACCCCCTAATATGATTTGTCTTCTGGGTCCATCTTACAGAGAGATGCACTTGG CGGAGAGAGTAACAAATAACCTGAAAGAACTTGCACAACAAGTGACTCCAGGGGACATTGTTAGTACCTACGGAATCCGGAAAGCGATGGGAATTTCAGTTCCTTTACCTGATACAGAAGACAGCTGGGTGGATTTGACAGAGG ACTTTCAGGAACCCAAAAAGACTGTCACCGTCCCTGAAAACAACTGTGGTCCAGTTACAGTCTGA
- the ADCY7 gene encoding adenylate cyclase type 7 → MPAKGKYFFNENEDCRISDPLYEKYHYTSQQHPLLLLLLFIAIIFWTTLIIIYFVTADAPYHLAFITAVCAALVISAVMYLLLCIESLFRRWLTLFGVMIWICFLIVGYVSLFGKENDYQLWEQVPFFLFIIFTVYTMLPFGMKGAVIISILSALSHIIILSVMVSMTSRKNKESILFELLANGVVFLCGNLMGAFHKRQMQVASWDLYRYTLKCIQVRMKLKIEKRQQENLLLSILPAHISMEMKLAIIERLKETNDNRQMHDNNFHSLYVKRHQNVSILYADIVGFTRLASDCSPKELVVMLNELFGKFDQIAKENECMRIKILGDCYYCVSGLPVSLPVHARNCVKMGLDMCEAIKQVREATGVDINMRVGIHSGNVLCGVIGLRKWQYDVWSHDVSLANRMESAGVPGRVHITEATLNHLGKAYEVEEGNGHLRDPYLESMNIKTYLVVDPRSKQGMSNNHLPKTRVNDGLKMRASVRMTRYLESWGAARPFAHLNHRESVSSDSSSSQGKQRKDIPLCSTGRQRTSDRNSSQKGRIEEDIYDEMMSTIEGLSSTNPWCGKSDDFYGFFSLIFAEPGLEKEYRTIPILKLKSYFVCASFVFLCIFLIQMFIMPKTAKLGISFGIVAIIILLILFVCFAEKCVKCCSEKWPFLRHLCAISEKVETMPLLRLPLAVITIGALLIIAIFNLTTEKNKPANFTGSNDLCSTTYSFGNTTHSCIEETYYTYCCILGFIACSVFLQMSFELKVLLLSIAVTVYLIIFNTLQPRNLSFYDNSTRLFIKKPRIMTNLYLALFYITLILLAKQIDYYCRLDCLWKNKFKKEHEQFETMENVNRLLLENVLPAHVAAYFIGEKRNEDWYHQSYDCVCVMFASVPDFKVFYTECDVNKEGLECLRLLNEIIADFDELLLKPKFSGVEKIKTIGSTYMAAAGLSVTPGQENNQDKERQHAHIGIMVEYGIALMSKLDGINRHSFNNFRLRIGINHGPVIAGVIGARKPQYDIWGNTVNVASRMESTGELGKIQVTEETSKILQELGYSCECRGLINVKGKGELRTYFVCTETAKFQGMGLN, encoded by the exons ATCTATTTTGTCACTGCT gATGCACCTTATCATCTTGCCTTCATTACTGCAGTATGTGCTGCTCTTGTCATATCTGCAGTCATGTACTTACTTTTATGTATTGAATCCCTGTTTCGGAGATGGCTGACATTATTTGGAGTTATGATTTGGATTTGCTTCCTAATTGTGGGATATGTATCtctttttggaaaagaaaatgattACCAACTGTGGGAACAA gtGCCATTCTTTCTATTCATAATCTTCACAGTTTATACCATGCTACCCTTTGGGATGAAAGGTGCTGTCATAATTAGTATTCTTTCAGCTCTCTCTCATATTATTATTCTAAGTGTCATGGTAAGCATGACTTCTCGGAAAAATAAGGAATCCATTCTTTTTGAG CTGCTGGCCAATGGTGTGGTTTTTCTTTGTGGTAACTTGATGGGTGCATTTCACAAACGCCAAATGCAGGTGGCTTCCTGGGATTTGTATAGATACACATTAAAGTGCATTCAGGTCCGAATGAAATTGAAGATTGAGAAGAGGCAACAA gaaaatttgcttttatcCATACTGCCAGCTCATATCTCTATGGAGATGAAGCTGGCAATCATAGAGCGACTAAAGGAGACTAATGATAATAGGCAAATGCATGACAACAACTTCCACAGTCTGTATGTAAAAAGACACCAAAATGTTAG CATTCTTTATGCAGACATTGTAGGATTTACTCGCCTTGCCAGTGACTGCTCTCCTAAGGAACTTGTGGTGATGCTGAATGAACTTTTTGGAAAGTTTGATCAGATTGCAAAG GAGAATGAATGCATGAGAATAAAAATCCTGGGAGACTGTTACTACTGTGTCTCGGGCCTACCTGTATCCTTACCAGTTCATGCCAGGAACTGTGTTAAGATGGGACTTGATATGTGTGAAGCAATAAA GCAGGTGAGAGAAGCCACAGGAGTGGATATCAACATGAGGGTTGGCATTCATTCTGGGAACGTGCTGTGCGGTGTGATCGGCCTCCGGAAGTGGCAGTATGACGTCTGGTCCCATGACGTGTCCCTGGCCAACCGGATGGAGTCTGCGGGAGTACCTGG CCGTGTACACATCACTGAAGCAACACTGAATCACCTAGGCAAAGCTTATGAAGTAGAAGAAGGGAATGGACACCTGAGGGATCCTTACCTTGAATCTATGAATATCAAAACCTACTTAGTGGTTGACCCAAGG tCCAAACAAGGTATGTCCAATAATCATCTCCCTAAAACAAGAGTTAATGATGGGCTGAAGATGCGAGCATCTGTTCGGATGACGCGTTATTTAGAGTCCTGGGGAGCTGCCAGGCCCTTTGCTCACCTGAACCACAGAGAAAGTGTGAGCAGTGACTCTTCAAGTTcacaaggaaagcaaagaaag GATATACCTTTGTGTTCCACGGGGCGCCAGAGAACTTCTGATAG AAATTCATCTCAGAAGGGAAGGATAGAGGAAGATATTTATGATGAAATGATGTCAACCATAGAGGGCCTCAGTTCAACTAA TCCATGGTGTGGCAAATCAGATGACttctatggatttttttccctgatttttgcTGAACCTGGTCTTGAAAAAGAG tatCGCACCATTCCTATTCTGAAACTGAAGAGTTACTTCGTGTGTGCCAGTTTTGTcttcctctgtatttttcttatacAGATGTTTATAATGCCAAA aaCTGCAAAACTAGGAATTTCCTTTGGCATTGTTGCCATCATCATTCTACTTATCTTGTTTGTGTGCTTTGCTGAGAAATGTGTG aaatgctgctcaGAAAAGTGGCCTTTCCTGCGCCATCTTTGTGCTATCTCTGAAAAAGTGGAAACAATGCCTTTACTCAGGCTTCCTTTGGCAGTCATCACTATAGGTGCCTTGCTGATTATAGCCATTTTTAATTTG actaCTGAAAAGAATAAACCTGCAAACTTTACTGGATCAAATGACCTGTGTTCTACCACCTAT TCTTTTGGAAACACAACTCATTCCTGCATAGAAGAAACA TATTATACTTACTGCTGCATATTGGGGTTCATTGCTTGCTCAGTATTTCTTCAGATGAGCTTTGAACTCAAAGTTCTCCTCCTGTCCATTGCTGTAACAGTTTACCTCATCATTTTTAATACTCTTCAGCCTAGAAACTTGAGCTTCTACGACAACAGTACCAG acttttcatCAAAAAGCCAAGGATAATGACTAACTTATATCTGGCTCTGTTTTATATAACTCTAATTTTACTTGCAAAACAG ATTGACTATTACTGTCGGCTGGATTGTCTGTGGAAGaataagtttaaaaaagaacatGAGCAGTTTGAAACAATGGAGAATGTTAACAGGCTTTTGCTGGAAAATGTTCTTCCAGCACATGTAGCTGCCTATTTCATTGGTGAAAAACGAAACGAG GACTGGTACCATCAATCATATGACTGTGTCTGTGTCATGTTTGCATCAGTACCAGATTTCAAGGTGTTTTATACTGAATGTGATGTCAATAAAGAGGGCCTGGAATGCTTGAGGCTGTTAAATGAAATCATTGCTGATTTTGATGAG CTTTTGTTAAAACCTAAATTTAGTGGtgttgaaaaaataaagaccaTTGGAAGCACTTACATGGCAGCAGCTGGTCTCAGTGTTACCCCAGGCCAAGAGAACAACCAG GATAAGGAAAGACAGCATGCACACATTGGGATCATGGTGGAATATGGCATTGCCTTGATGAGTAAACTGGATGGCATCAACCGACATTCCTTCAACAACTTCCGCCTGCGGATTG GAATAAATCATGGCCCTGTGATTGCTGGTGTGATCGGTGCCCGGAAACCTCAGTATGATATCTGGGGCAACACTGTTAACGTTGCCAGTCGCATGGAGAGCACAGGGGAACTTGGGAAAATCCAG GTCACAGAAGAAACAAGTAAAATACTACAGGAGTTGGGATATTCATGTGAATGTAGGGGACTCATTAATGTCAAAGGCAAGGGAGAGCTGAGGACTTACTTCGTTTGTACAGAGACTGCCAAATTCCAAGGTATGGGACTGAACTGA